The proteins below come from a single Oxyura jamaicensis isolate SHBP4307 breed ruddy duck chromosome 1, BPBGC_Ojam_1.0, whole genome shotgun sequence genomic window:
- the CBY2 gene encoding protein chibby homolog 2, protein MSAFDLTNQSMQCTRPETDYAIPRMKLRDETFVFIDGKWVNETYCQPPFASHWKLFGKKAQNEWSIWEENRALWEENQVLRIENRMLWEENQALQCLQSQNKTVQVIYNDATQQSLQKDRLFPFFQERNLGFQVSLSNKALQGVREKNRVLEVFQQENKTLPSIWKDQKVVVVHEESKDASSVQKDAEATTAVEEGNLSPVPQQEHEAKAESITPTQSESKAALSTEDDCEILQALHNLHQILQVFLRENRLPGDRERPHPPHDEGRFYQEEYKKLKLQLNAVKNTVSDITAQMEMLEKELIAFTFPMYEEAGQKLANKYQLRDM, encoded by the coding sequence ATGTCTGCTTTCGATCTGACAAACCAGAGCATGCAGTGTACAAGGCCCGAGACAGATTATGCCATCCCACGGATGAAGCTGAGGGATGAGACGTTTGTCTTTATTGACGGTAAGTGGGTGAATGAGACGTACTGCCAGCCACCTTTTGCTTCCCATTGGAAACTCTTTGGCAAGAAGGCACAGAATGAGTGGAGCATCTGGGAGGAGAACAGAGCCCTCTGGGAGGAAAACCAAGTCCTCCGGATTGAGAACAGGATGCTCTGGGAAGAGAACCAGGCTCTACAATGCCTCCAGTCACAGAACAAAACTGTCCAGGTTATTTACAATGATGCCACCCAGCAAAGCCTCCAGAAAGATAGGCTCTTCCCATTCTTCCAGGAGAGGAACTTAGGCTTCCAGGTTAGCCTGAGCAACAAAGCTCTCCAGGGGGTCAGGGAAAAGAACAGAGTCTTAGAGGTTTTCCAGCAGGAGAATAAAACTCTTCCCAGCATCTGGAAAGACCAAAAAGTTGTTGTGGTCCATGAAGAGAGCAAAGATGCCAGCTCAGTTCAAAAGGATGCTGAGGCTACCACAGCTGTAGAAGAAGGCAACCTTAGCCCAGTGCCCCAGCAGGAACATGAAGCTAAAGCAGAGAGCATTACTCCAACCCAGAGTGAGAGCAAGGCTGCCCTGAGCACGGAGGATGATTGTGAGATCCTCCAGGCTCTACACAACCTACACCAGATCCTCCAGGTCTTCCTGAGAGAGAACCgcctccctggggacagagaGAGACCTCATCCTCCCCATGACGAGGGGAGATTCTACCAGGAAGAGTACAAGAAATTGAAACTACAGCTGAATGCTGTGAAAAACACCGTGTCAGACATTACAGCTCAAATGGAAATGCTGGAAAAAGAGCTCATTGCCTTCACTTTCCCAATGTACGAAGAAGCAGGACAGAAGCTGGCAAATAAGTATCAGCTTAGAGACATGTGA